One Panulirus ornatus isolate Po-2019 chromosome 71, ASM3632096v1, whole genome shotgun sequence genomic window carries:
- the LOC139747907 gene encoding uncharacterized protein: MTTYQIFLAFLYFFIVLVILPIFCSEKVYSVFYQGDETKADITERINMEYRRQGVEKYLENMDPQSSRTFHEARLSTPLDNLIIVMAKRPEHPEDLVLSQLVTEIDRSLRAETFYRSAMFICNTTRVPFTELDRLALFYPVRPSENTTKWKLFNPQEVLKHDFVDCVTQGMKGAPFNHVTLVRDVVVPYAGSLGGLNYLLANRLSRTLVRGDLRQREGSWLFLHLHEPVAFRHYEMTGECLRELLLVAIFGGGMFASVFRWLEGPHQPPSLRATYAFYGALYCLTLALSVGRPYVSEVRRAATAFYRLYDPPQPAHFSAMALPASILPPLLTQLDLLRCSAYTPFHEVLDHMVNTLEAPAYVVSPSLFRYVARGQGK, from the coding sequence ATGACGACATACCAGATATTCCTCGCCTTCTTGTATTTCTTCATTGTCCTCGTCATTTTGCCCATATTTTGCAGCGAGAAGGTCTACTCTGTCTTCTACCAGGGAGATGAGACCAAGGCCGACATTACCGAGCGGATAAATATGGAGTATAGGCGACAAGGAgtcgaaaaatacttagaaaacatggACCCCCAAAGTTCTCGAACTTTCCACGAAGCGAGATTGTCGACGCCCTTGGACAACTTGATCATCGTCATGGCCAAGAGGCCCGAGCACCCGGAGGACCTGGTGCTCTCGCAGCTGGTGACCGAGATAGACCGTAGCCTAAGGGCGGAGACCTTCTACAGGAGCGCTATGTTCATATGTAACACGACGCGGGTCCCGTTTACCGAGCTGGATCGCTTGGCTCTCTTCTACCCCGTCAGGCCGTCCGAGAACACGACGAAGTGGAAGCTCTTCAACCCGCAGGAGGTCCTCAAACACGACTTCGTCGACTGCGTCACCCAAGGGATGAAGGGGGCGCCCTTCAACCACGTCACCCTCGTTCGAGACGTGGTCGTCCCATATGCGGGGTCGTTGGGCGGTCTTAACTACCTGTTAGCCAATCGGCTGAGCAGGACGCTCGTTCGGGGTGACCTTCGTCAGCGGGAGGGGtcgtggctcttcctccacctccacgagCCGGTGGCCTTCCGACATTACGAAATGACGGGCGAGTGTCTGAGGGAACTACTTCTCGTCGCCATCTTTGGCGGAGGGATGTTCGCCTCGGTCTTCCGGTGGTTGGAAGGCCCCCACCAGCCGCCCTCCCTCCGCGCCACCTACGCCTTCTACGGCGCCCTCTACTGCCTCACCCTCGCCCTCTCCGTCGGCCGGCCGTACGTCAGCGAGGTGCGACGCGCCGCCACCGCCTTCTACCGCCTCTACGACCCGCCGCAGCCCGCGCACTTCTCCGCCATGGCGCTCCCGGCGTCCATCCTCCCGCCGCTCCTGACGCAGCTGGACCTTCTGCGTTGCTCGGCGTACACGCCCTTCCACGAGGTGCTCGACCACATGGTCAACACGCTGGAGGCGCCCGCCTACGTCGTGTCGCCCAGCCTCTTCCGCTACGTCGCGCGGGGCCAGGGGAAATAA